A part of Mustela erminea isolate mMusErm1 chromosome 9, mMusErm1.Pri, whole genome shotgun sequence genomic DNA contains:
- the PTH gene encoding parathyroid hormone, producing the protein MMSTKDMVKVMIVMFAICFLAKSDGKPVKKRSVSEIQFMHNLGKHLSSMERVEWLRKKLQDVHNFVALGAPIVHRDAGSQRPRKKEDNVLVENHQKSLGEADKADVDVLTKAKSQ; encoded by the exons ATGATGTCTACAAAAGACATGGTTAAAGTAATGATTGTCATGTTTGCAATTTGTTTTCTTGCAAAATCGGATGGGAAACCTGTTAA GAAGAGATCTGTGAGTGAGATACAGTTCATGCATAATCTGGGCAAACACCTGAGCTCCATGGAGAGGGTGGAATGGCTGCGGAAGAAGCTGCAGGATGTGCACAACTTTGTTGCCCTTGGAGCTCCAATAGTGCACAGAGATGCTGGGTCCCAGAGACCCCGGAAAAAGGAAGACAACGTCCTGGTTGAGAACCATCAAAAAAGTCTTGGAGAAGCAGACAAAGCTGATGTGGATGTATTAACTAAAGCTAAATCCCAGTGA